One Streptomyces sp. NBC_00554 DNA segment encodes these proteins:
- a CDS encoding phosphotriesterase translates to MTATPQVQTVRGPVAVSELGAVLMHEHVFVLSEELRQSLPETWDEQERVSDAVTRLKALAATGVTTIVDPTVIGLGRNVARVAVVNEQVDLNIVAATGLYTLADIPDFFRYHGPGTMLGGPEGMTELFVRELTEGIADTGIRAAFLKCAIEGELTPGVERVMRAVAQAHLRTGAPITVHTSASARTGLIAQDVLRSEGVDLGAVVIGHSGDTADLDYLHRLIDNGSYVGMDRFGLDILLPADERVATVATLAREGFAERMVLSHDASCHIDWFPPGVREQIAPNWHHTHLHDEVLPALRRAGVTEEQLTTMLVDNPRRYFSPANG, encoded by the coding sequence ATGACCGCGACCCCGCAGGTGCAGACCGTCCGCGGTCCCGTGGCGGTGAGTGAACTCGGCGCCGTACTGATGCACGAGCACGTCTTCGTGCTCAGCGAGGAACTCCGGCAGAGCCTTCCGGAGACCTGGGACGAGCAGGAGCGCGTCAGCGACGCCGTGACCCGGCTCAAGGCCCTGGCCGCGACCGGCGTCACGACCATCGTCGACCCCACCGTCATCGGGCTCGGACGCAACGTCGCGCGAGTCGCCGTGGTCAACGAACAGGTCGACCTCAACATCGTCGCGGCAACCGGCCTCTACACACTGGCCGACATCCCCGACTTCTTCCGCTACCACGGGCCGGGAACCATGCTCGGCGGCCCCGAAGGCATGACCGAGTTGTTCGTCCGCGAACTCACCGAGGGCATCGCGGACACCGGCATCAGGGCCGCGTTCCTGAAGTGCGCGATCGAGGGCGAACTCACCCCGGGAGTGGAGCGGGTGATGCGAGCGGTGGCCCAGGCGCACTTGCGGACGGGCGCTCCGATCACGGTGCACACCAGCGCGAGCGCCCGTACGGGGCTCATCGCGCAGGACGTACTGCGCAGCGAGGGCGTGGACCTCGGGGCGGTCGTCATCGGCCACAGCGGTGACACCGCCGACCTGGACTATCTGCACCGGCTCATCGACAACGGCAGTTACGTCGGAATGGACCGCTTCGGCCTCGACATCCTCCTGCCCGCCGACGAGCGGGTGGCGACCGTCGCGACTCTCGCGCGCGAAGGGTTCGCCGAACGGATGGTGCTGTCGCACGACGCGTCCTGTCACATCGACTGGTTCCCGCCCGGCGTACGCGAGCAGATCGCGCCCAACTGGCACCACACCCACCTGCACGACGAGGTACTCCCGGCGCTGCGCCGAGCCGGCGTCACCGAGGAGCAGCTCACCACCATGCTGGTGGACAATCCACGCCGGTACTTCAGCCCGGCAAACGGCTAG
- a CDS encoding alpha/beta hydrolase, with product MSRQPVRNVVLVHGGFVDGSGWQGVHRLLTDDGFRVSVVQNPTHSLEGDVAATGQILDEQDGPTILVGHSYGGVVITEAGNHDGVAALVYIAAFAPDKGESVSTLIADPEPGAPVPPILPPVNGVLFLDREKFHASFAADLSRAEAEFMADAQVPWGLDALGGTVTEPAWQHKPSWYLVATDDQMIPPAAQRAMAQRAGSTVTGTDGSHAIYVSQPGAVADLIKQAAAGVAG from the coding sequence ATGAGTAGGCAACCGGTGAGAAACGTGGTGCTCGTCCACGGGGGATTCGTGGACGGCTCCGGATGGCAGGGGGTGCACCGCCTGCTGACGGACGACGGCTTCCGGGTCAGCGTCGTGCAGAACCCGACGCACTCCCTCGAGGGAGACGTCGCGGCGACCGGGCAGATCCTGGACGAGCAGGACGGGCCGACGATTCTGGTGGGGCACTCGTACGGCGGAGTCGTCATCACCGAGGCCGGCAACCACGACGGCGTCGCGGCGCTGGTGTACATCGCGGCGTTCGCGCCCGACAAGGGCGAGTCCGTCAGCACGCTGATCGCCGATCCCGAGCCGGGGGCGCCCGTCCCGCCGATCCTCCCGCCGGTCAACGGGGTGCTGTTCCTCGACCGGGAGAAGTTCCACGCCTCCTTCGCGGCCGATCTGTCCCGGGCCGAGGCGGAGTTCATGGCCGACGCCCAGGTGCCCTGGGGCCTCGACGCGCTCGGCGGCACCGTCACCGAGCCGGCCTGGCAGCACAAGCCGAGTTGGTACCTGGTGGCGACCGACGACCAGATGATCCCGCCTGCCGCGCAACGGGCCATGGCACAGCGGGCGGGCAGCACCGTCACCGGGACCGACGGCAGCCATGCGATCTACGTCTCCCAGCCGGGGGCCGTGGCCGACCTGATCAAGCAGGCCGCAGCCGGAGTTGCCGGATGA
- a CDS encoding FHA domain-containing protein has translation MSSVIVGRTGPFAGQSAVLGSAPLRFGRKSDNDVVIVSVSASRLHTEIVAEGGEFVLYDRSKNGTFVNDQPVTRHVLVPGDSIRIGDETFLFETQEAVETVLDLSQLDLPRANASANPGELRVTVSGGGPVGLAFALLLENALPGKASITVYDGRWIRNGSTVVWKDETHGNNRRMQVVTAQSRQYLALTDEMQSALFDAGGFSEMWPLGPDSVEGRPPRNIRIAYIEDKLLELANAKSAIRLVPKRFDASEQQRRLSQEHVLVIAEGGGSRTREHFADRFGAADSSIYSLDGEHLQDLVLGLRVKSQLSDPMSVLLTVAQNRFLLNSLRGEGFLNMRLTREEAGAVIGIDPVRQVFEDCVAARPCLMSRQEDNEFVCPTHGTLFLPALLRSSPLWKRIQEGLKMFAVPEDDLSAITSFRLDMVQRPRFTAQLNRPTSTSPGTYGFLLGDAANAIHFWPGRGLNSGLASAVSLSRSLSRVWQGRPLRDADFIRHEAAMSMLQYRHKSRAWNAMVTTDERGVTRAIKDIIADSMEGERAVAQPDGERSDLDLLLERMRAIRERLAPRLPGLPSDEELRSHLSTLAPSTLRSLQESGAWDTLIVGGEEADIDIFYQSDAPVFVGRPVDPRINGQATGPRQAGALDPA, from the coding sequence GTGTCGTCGGTCATTGTGGGACGCACGGGTCCCTTCGCCGGTCAGAGCGCGGTTCTGGGTAGCGCTCCACTGCGATTCGGACGCAAGAGCGACAACGACGTGGTCATCGTCAGTGTCAGCGCCTCCCGTCTGCACACCGAGATCGTGGCGGAGGGCGGCGAGTTCGTCCTCTACGACCGCAGCAAGAACGGCACCTTTGTAAACGACCAGCCCGTCACCCGTCACGTGCTCGTGCCCGGCGATTCCATACGCATCGGCGACGAGACCTTCCTGTTCGAGACGCAGGAGGCCGTGGAGACGGTCCTGGACCTCTCCCAGCTCGACCTGCCTCGCGCCAACGCCTCTGCGAACCCGGGCGAGTTGCGGGTCACGGTGTCCGGAGGAGGCCCGGTCGGCCTCGCCTTCGCCCTGTTGCTGGAGAACGCCCTGCCGGGGAAGGCGTCCATCACCGTCTACGACGGCCGGTGGATCAGGAACGGCTCCACCGTGGTCTGGAAGGACGAGACCCACGGCAACAACCGGCGTATGCAGGTCGTCACCGCCCAGAGCCGTCAGTACCTCGCGCTCACCGACGAGATGCAGTCGGCGCTGTTCGACGCGGGCGGATTCTCCGAGATGTGGCCCCTGGGGCCGGACTCGGTGGAGGGCCGTCCGCCTCGCAACATCCGGATCGCCTACATCGAGGACAAGCTGCTGGAACTGGCCAACGCCAAGTCCGCGATCCGCCTGGTGCCGAAGCGATTCGATGCGTCGGAGCAGCAGCGCCGGCTCTCCCAGGAACACGTCCTGGTGATCGCCGAGGGCGGCGGGTCGCGCACCCGGGAGCACTTCGCGGACCGTTTCGGCGCGGCCGACTCCTCGATCTACTCCCTCGACGGGGAGCACCTTCAGGACCTGGTCCTTGGACTGCGGGTCAAGTCCCAGCTCTCGGACCCCATGAGCGTCCTGCTGACCGTGGCGCAGAACCGGTTCCTGCTCAACTCGCTGCGTGGCGAGGGGTTCCTCAACATGAGGCTGACCCGCGAGGAGGCCGGCGCAGTGATCGGCATCGACCCGGTCCGGCAGGTCTTCGAGGATTGTGTGGCGGCCCGGCCCTGTCTGATGAGCCGTCAGGAGGACAACGAGTTCGTCTGCCCGACCCATGGGACCCTGTTCCTGCCCGCCCTGCTGCGTAGTTCGCCGCTGTGGAAGCGGATCCAGGAGGGCCTGAAGATGTTCGCCGTCCCCGAGGACGATCTCAGCGCCATCACCTCGTTCCGGCTGGACATGGTGCAGCGCCCCCGGTTCACGGCCCAGCTCAACCGCCCTACCTCCACCAGCCCCGGAACCTACGGCTTCCTGCTGGGCGACGCGGCCAACGCCATCCACTTCTGGCCCGGGCGCGGCCTCAACAGCGGTCTCGCCTCGGCTGTTTCGCTCTCCCGCTCCCTCAGCCGGGTCTGGCAGGGCCGTCCGCTGCGCGACGCCGACTTCATCCGGCACGAGGCGGCGATGTCCATGCTCCAGTACCGGCACAAGAGCCGGGCCTGGAACGCCATGGTCACCACCGACGAACGAGGCGTGACCCGCGCCATCAAGGACATCATCGCCGACAGCATGGAAGGGGAACGGGCCGTCGCCCAACCCGACGGCGAGCGGTCCGATCTCGACCTCTTGCTGGAGAGGATGCGCGCGATCCGCGAGCGCCTCGCCCCCCGCCTCCCCGGACTGCCCAGCGACGAGGAACTGCGCAGCCATCTGTCCACCCTCGCTCCGTCGACCCTGCGGTCCCTGCAGGAGAGCGGCGCCTGGGACACGCTGATCGTCGGCGGCGAGGAGGCCGACATCGACATCTTCTACCAGTCGGACGCCCCGGTTTTCGTCGGCCGCCCCGTCGATCCGCGCATCAACGGCCAGGCGACAGGACCGCGGCAGGCGGGGGCGCTCGACCCGGCGTAA
- a CDS encoding protein kinase: protein MPQQNTASPDAGAERLVAGRYRLLSVLGEGGMGTVWRARDEVLHREVAVKEVRAPVGQTVAQVERMYTRLEREAWAAARISARGVVTVHDVATDDGRPWIVMEFVRGRSLADAIGSQGALTPRETARIGAEVLAALRAAHGAGVLHRDVKPANVLLADDGRVVLTDFGIATVEGDSALTMTGELVGSPEYLAPERALGRNPGPASDLWSLGALLYAAVQGRSPFRRTTALSTLRAIVDDELPPPHRAGPLASVIEGLMRKDPDERMSAEQAEQELRLAGADGASGADTATPSTTPSAPLPTAAAEELPTAESPLGETVPTATAGAPTVSASSPVPEGGTDAGDTAAPTADTPTATVVVPTDAAPPDAPTAQAQPPLPSAAPAVTAETAGPVSGPVPTAASAMLASPVVLEPGDAEATGRGPTKGRRLIGYAAGAVVLALLVGGLGYVLGGGDDEGSKGSSSPTGQAQASSSGAASSGSDDTAEQPVSVTATGGATTYAGDCPPADSQAPWFTATFTVSELPFQFSYRWVSTNGSVIDRQWRTLSFPDGGPRTHKETVRLSTYAQSGTLRSEMAVEIRSPFEAVSNSVPFSVTCS from the coding sequence ATGCCACAACAGAACACCGCGTCGCCGGACGCGGGTGCCGAACGGCTGGTCGCCGGTCGCTACCGCTTGCTGTCCGTTCTCGGCGAGGGCGGCATGGGCACCGTGTGGCGCGCCCGCGACGAGGTGCTGCACCGCGAGGTCGCCGTCAAGGAGGTACGCGCTCCCGTCGGACAGACCGTGGCGCAGGTCGAGCGGATGTACACCCGCCTGGAGCGGGAGGCCTGGGCGGCGGCGCGCATCAGTGCTCGCGGTGTGGTGACCGTCCACGACGTCGCCACCGACGACGGACGACCCTGGATCGTCATGGAGTTCGTCCGCGGCCGGTCGCTGGCCGACGCGATCGGCTCCCAGGGTGCCCTCACGCCGAGGGAAACCGCGCGCATTGGCGCCGAAGTGCTGGCCGCGCTGCGCGCGGCGCATGGCGCCGGAGTGCTGCACCGCGACGTGAAACCCGCCAACGTCCTGCTCGCGGACGACGGCAGGGTGGTGCTCACCGACTTCGGCATCGCCACCGTGGAGGGGGATTCCGCGCTGACGATGACCGGTGAGCTCGTCGGCTCTCCCGAGTACCTGGCGCCGGAGCGGGCACTGGGCCGGAACCCCGGCCCCGCGTCGGACCTGTGGTCTCTCGGAGCGTTGCTCTACGCGGCCGTCCAGGGCCGTTCGCCCTTCCGTCGGACCACCGCGCTGAGCACCCTGCGTGCCATCGTCGACGACGAGTTGCCCCCGCCGCATCGGGCCGGACCCCTCGCGTCCGTCATCGAAGGCCTGATGCGCAAGGACCCCGACGAACGGATGTCGGCCGAACAGGCCGAGCAGGAGCTGCGCCTGGCTGGTGCTGACGGCGCCTCGGGCGCCGACACGGCCACGCCGTCCACCACGCCGTCCGCCCCACTGCCCACAGCGGCCGCCGAGGAGCTGCCCACCGCCGAGTCCCCTCTCGGGGAGACCGTGCCCACGGCCACGGCCGGGGCACCGACCGTCTCGGCGTCCTCGCCTGTCCCGGAAGGCGGCACGGACGCCGGGGACACGGCGGCACCCACGGCTGACACCCCCACCGCCACGGTCGTCGTACCCACGGACGCGGCACCACCCGACGCCCCCACCGCCCAGGCACAACCCCCGCTTCCCAGTGCAGCGCCCGCGGTCACCGCCGAGACGGCAGGCCCGGTGTCAGGGCCCGTGCCCACGGCCGCTTCCGCGATGCTCGCCTCGCCGGTGGTGCTCGAGCCCGGGGACGCCGAAGCGACCGGTCGCGGCCCCACGAAGGGGAGACGGCTCATCGGGTACGCGGCGGGAGCGGTCGTGCTCGCGCTGCTCGTGGGCGGCCTGGGCTATGTGCTCGGCGGCGGCGACGATGAGGGCAGCAAGGGCAGCAGCTCGCCCACGGGGCAGGCGCAGGCCTCTTCCTCCGGGGCGGCTAGCAGCGGGTCGGACGACACTGCCGAGCAGCCCGTCTCGGTCACCGCGACCGGGGGCGCGACCACGTACGCCGGCGACTGCCCTCCGGCGGACTCGCAGGCCCCCTGGTTCACCGCGACCTTCACGGTGTCCGAGCTGCCCTTCCAGTTCTCGTACCGGTGGGTCTCGACCAACGGGTCCGTGATCGACCGGCAGTGGCGGACGCTGTCGTTCCCGGACGGCGGCCCCCGCACCCATAAGGAGACGGTGCGGCTGTCGACGTACGCACAGTCCGGAACCCTCCGCAGCGAGATGGCCGTGGAGATCCGCTCACCGTTCGAGGCGGTGTCCAACTCGGTGCCGTTCTCGGTGACTTGCTCCTAG